In Rhizobium sp. ARZ01, a genomic segment contains:
- the ftsZ gene encoding cell division protein FtsZ, protein MTNARPHEVAEMRPKITVIGVGGGGGNAVNNMIAENLQGAEFVVANTDAQALTMSKASRIIQLGADVTGGLGAGAHPEIGRAAAEESIDEIMDHLSGTHMCFVTAGMGGGTGTGAAAVIAQAARNAGILTVGVVTKPFSFEGRKRMQMAEEGIARLRESADTVIVIPNQNLFRVATANTTFADAFVMADRVLFSGVSCITDLIVKEGLINLDFADVRAVMKDMGRAMMGTGEATGEGRAMKAAEAAIANPLLDEASMKGAQGVLISISGGTDMTLFEVDEAASRIRDEVHHDANIVVGAIFDQELAGKFRVSVVATGLGVAETEQAEPGMVVNFQR, encoded by the coding sequence ATGACGAATGCCCGGCCCCACGAGGTTGCGGAGATGCGGCCGAAGATCACCGTGATCGGTGTCGGCGGCGGCGGCGGCAACGCCGTCAACAACATGATCGCCGAGAACCTGCAAGGGGCGGAATTCGTCGTCGCCAACACCGATGCACAGGCCCTCACCATGTCCAAGGCGTCGCGCATCATCCAGCTTGGCGCCGATGTCACCGGCGGCCTTGGAGCGGGTGCGCATCCCGAAATCGGCCGCGCCGCGGCCGAGGAATCGATCGACGAGATCATGGATCATCTGTCCGGCACGCACATGTGCTTTGTCACCGCCGGAATGGGCGGCGGGACGGGCACCGGTGCTGCCGCGGTGATCGCCCAGGCCGCCCGCAACGCTGGAATCCTGACCGTCGGCGTGGTCACGAAGCCCTTCAGCTTCGAGGGGCGCAAGCGGATGCAGATGGCGGAAGAAGGAATCGCGCGCCTGCGCGAGAGTGCCGACACGGTCATCGTCATTCCCAACCAGAATCTCTTCCGCGTCGCCACGGCCAACACGACTTTTGCCGACGCCTTCGTCATGGCCGACCGCGTCCTTTTTTCCGGGGTCAGCTGCATCACCGACCTGATCGTCAAGGAAGGTCTGATCAATCTCGACTTCGCCGACGTCAGGGCGGTCATGAAGGACATGGGCCGCGCCATGATGGGGACCGGCGAAGCCACGGGCGAGGGCAGGGCGATGAAGGCGGCAGAAGCCGCGATTGCCAACCCGCTGCTCGACGAAGCCTCGATGAAGGGCGCCCAGGGCGTGCTGATCTCGATTTCCGGCGGCACCGACATGACGCTGTTCGAGGTGGACGAAGCGGCCTCCCGCATTCGCGACGAGGTGCATCATGACGCCAACATTGTCGTCGGCGCGATCTTCGATCAGGAACTGGCCGGCAAGTTCAGGGTGTCGGTGGTGGCAACGGGACTGGGCGTTGCGGAGACGGAGCAGGCAGAGCCGGGGATGGTGGTCAACTTCCAGCGATAG
- a CDS encoding porin, translating to MRIESVPLVLMMTLAAANARAADAIVSTESAPIEYVRVCDAFGAGHFYIPGTETCLKIGGYLRIEAAAGDPNEQDTFPGGGGDSWSTRSRFDLRFDTATDTEFGALATFAEAEIQNDDNGPTSIDMENMYLELGGLRVGYSDTLYTEFTGDAGTTIKDYYDVDYGDFGRTQIRYSYDMGMGFRFALSAEDHSKDNTAFALPNENQGDDNYMPDLVGAVGYAADAFKIRAVGGYDESMKAGALKVRLDRNFGPLDLFAMGGWNTDGDEPNNYARWSGDWALWLGGSFKMTEKATMNASANFDEGGDAEASLNLSYTVVPGFDVTPEINYRNKMDEKSGPDAENWGGVIRFQRNF from the coding sequence ATGCGGATAGAAAGTGTCCCTTTGGTCCTCATGATGACCCTGGCAGCCGCAAACGCCAGAGCAGCCGACGCAATCGTTTCCACTGAGTCGGCGCCCATCGAATATGTCCGCGTTTGCGACGCCTTCGGCGCAGGACATTTCTACATCCCCGGCACCGAAACCTGCCTGAAGATCGGCGGCTATCTCCGGATCGAAGCGGCTGCAGGTGATCCGAACGAGCAGGATACCTTTCCCGGCGGCGGTGGCGATTCCTGGTCCACGCGCTCGCGATTCGACCTCCGCTTCGACACCGCGACCGATACTGAATTTGGCGCGCTAGCCACTTTCGCCGAGGCAGAGATCCAGAATGACGACAACGGTCCCACCAGCATCGATATGGAGAACATGTATCTGGAACTGGGCGGCCTGCGGGTCGGCTACTCCGACACCCTCTATACCGAATTCACGGGTGACGCGGGCACCACCATCAAGGACTACTACGACGTCGACTACGGCGACTTCGGCCGCACCCAGATTCGCTATTCCTACGACATGGGGATGGGTTTCCGTTTTGCCCTATCCGCCGAGGATCACAGCAAAGACAACACGGCCTTCGCCCTGCCGAACGAGAATCAGGGCGACGACAACTACATGCCGGACCTGGTCGGAGCTGTCGGCTATGCAGCAGATGCTTTCAAAATCCGCGCCGTTGGCGGGTACGACGAATCGATGAAGGCTGGCGCGCTCAAAGTGCGACTGGATCGCAACTTCGGTCCCCTTGATCTTTTCGCCATGGGCGGATGGAACACCGACGGTGACGAGCCGAACAACTATGCGCGCTGGAGCGGCGACTGGGCGCTTTGGCTCGGCGGCTCTTTCAAGATGACGGAGAAGGCGACGATGAACGCCTCGGCAAACTTCGACGAAGGCGGCGACGCCGAAGCCTCGCTCAACCTCAGTTACACCGTCGTGCCCGGTTTCGACGTCACACCGGAAATCAACTACCGCAACAAGATGGATGAAAAATCAGGTCCCGATGCGGAGAATTGGGGTGGGGTCATCCGATTCCAGCGGAATTTCTGA
- a CDS encoding porin, protein MSKRERYKRMPATFATRIAFTMAALASWCSVAVADDAIKPGEHRNSEPGEPCAAFGPGYFKLAGTETCIKIGGSVRIDVGAGDVEGGRRDNAR, encoded by the coding sequence ATGTCCAAACGAGAAAGGTACAAGCGTATGCCCGCGACCTTTGCCACGCGTATCGCGTTCACCATGGCCGCACTGGCCTCATGGTGTTCCGTCGCGGTTGCAGACGATGCGATCAAGCCCGGCGAACACCGGAACTCGGAGCCGGGCGAACCGTGCGCTGCTTTCGGCCCCGGCTATTTCAAGCTGGCCGGCACCGAAACCTGCATCAAGATCGGCGGCAGCGTCCGAATCGATGTGGGCGCCGGCGACGTTGAAGGCGGTCGCCGCGACAACGCCCGATGA
- a CDS encoding porin encodes MNIKSLLLGSAAALAAVSGAQAADAIVAAEPEPMEYVRVCDAFGTGYFYIPGTETCLKIGGYVRVDFQGGDINGQDTFPGGGGDSWKTRSRFNLRVSTASDTEYGALKTYAELLFQADDNQSETELDQAYIELGGILVGYTDTLFTAFTGDAGNTINDFYDVDYGDFNRTQIRYTYDAGNGFSFALAVEDDSDTDSDDVWDAGVPDDNYMPDIVAALGYNGGAWQLRAVGGYDESMEEGAIKVRGDVTFGQVSLFAMAGWNTDGEFQNNYARWDGDWAVWLGGSYSLTEKATLNGSVNFDDGDNVEAALNVAYQIVPGFSIIPEVNYRSDADEKLGSKAEDWGGVLRFQRNF; translated from the coding sequence ATGAACATCAAGAGCCTTCTTCTCGGCTCCGCTGCAGCGCTTGCAGCAGTTTCCGGCGCACAGGCTGCGGACGCGATCGTCGCCGCCGAGCCTGAGCCGATGGAATACGTTCGCGTTTGCGACGCTTTCGGCACCGGCTACTTCTATATCCCCGGCACCGAGACCTGCCTGAAGATCGGCGGCTACGTTCGCGTTGACTTCCAGGGCGGCGACATCAATGGTCAGGACACCTTCCCAGGTGGCGGCGGCGACTCCTGGAAGACCCGTTCGCGTTTCAATCTGCGCGTTTCGACGGCTTCCGACACCGAATACGGTGCCCTGAAGACCTACGCGGAACTCCTCTTCCAGGCTGACGACAACCAGAGCGAGACTGAACTCGATCAGGCTTACATCGAGCTCGGTGGCATCCTCGTCGGTTACACCGATACGCTCTTCACCGCCTTCACCGGCGACGCGGGCAACACCATCAACGACTTCTATGATGTCGACTATGGTGACTTCAACCGCACGCAGATCCGTTACACCTACGACGCTGGCAATGGCTTCTCGTTTGCCCTTGCAGTTGAAGACGACAGCGACACCGACAGCGATGATGTCTGGGATGCCGGCGTACCTGACGACAACTACATGCCCGACATCGTTGCCGCTCTCGGCTACAACGGCGGCGCTTGGCAGCTCCGTGCAGTCGGTGGTTACGACGAGTCGATGGAAGAAGGTGCGATCAAGGTTCGCGGCGACGTGACCTTTGGTCAGGTCTCGCTCTTCGCGATGGCCGGCTGGAACACGGACGGCGAGTTCCAGAACAACTACGCCCGTTGGGATGGCGACTGGGCCGTCTGGCTCGGTGGTTCGTACAGCCTGACCGAAAAGGCCACGCTGAACGGTTCTGTCAACTTCGACGACGGCGACAACGTCGAAGCCGCCCTGAACGTTGCCTACCAGATCGTACCGGGCTTCTCGATCATCCCGGAAGTCAACTACCGCAGCGATGCCGACGAAAAGCTCGGCTCGAAGGCAGAAGACTGGGGCGGCGTTCTCCGCTTCCAGCGGAACTTCTGA
- a CDS encoding porin: protein MNIKSLLLGSAAALAAVSGAQAADAIVAAEPEPMEYVRVCDAFGTGYFYIPGTETCLKIGGYIRVDFRGGDVLGQDTVDGGGGDTYYTRSRANLRFSTATDTEYGALKTYAEVEFQKDNNNGASSNLAHGYIEFAGFLIGFTDSLFAGGYIGGGYAANDYIEVNYGDTARTQIRYTYGDVNNGFSFTAAVEDPTDNVQDFGTDTDTYVPNVVAGLGYSAGGFQGFLVGGYDAVVEQGAIKGRINATFGAFSAFVMAGWNTDGDERNAYAQWYGDWAVWLGAQYQATEKLAIYTDVNFQDEGVDGTDTGEFEVTVGAAYDVVPGFTVRPEVVYVSDYSDANGDEANDWGGFLRFQRSF from the coding sequence ATGAACATCAAGAGCCTTCTTCTCGGCTCCGCTGCTGCTCTCGCAGCAGTATCCGGCGCACAGGCCGCTGACGCAATCGTCGCTGCTGAGCCCGAGCCGATGGAATACGTTCGCGTCTGCGACGCTTTCGGCACCGGCTACTTCTACATCCCCGGCACCGAAACCTGCCTCAAGATCGGCGGCTACATCCGCGTCGACTTCCGTGGCGGCGACGTTCTCGGTCAGGACACCGTCGACGGTGGCGGCGGCGACACCTACTACACCCGTTCCCGTGCAAACCTGCGGTTCTCGACCGCGACGGACACCGAGTACGGCGCGCTGAAGACCTACGCCGAAGTTGAGTTCCAGAAGGACAACAACAACGGCGCCAGCTCGAACCTGGCACACGGCTACATCGAATTCGCCGGCTTCCTGATCGGTTTCACCGACTCGCTGTTCGCGGGCGGCTACATCGGCGGCGGCTATGCCGCGAACGACTACATCGAAGTCAACTACGGTGACACGGCTCGCACGCAGATCCGTTACACCTACGGTGACGTAAACAACGGCTTCTCCTTCACCGCCGCTGTTGAAGACCCGACCGATAATGTCCAGGATTTCGGAACCGATACGGACACCTACGTTCCGAACGTCGTTGCTGGCCTCGGCTACTCGGCTGGCGGCTTCCAGGGCTTCCTCGTTGGCGGTTATGACGCCGTCGTCGAACAGGGCGCCATCAAGGGCCGTATCAACGCTACGTTCGGCGCCTTCAGCGCGTTCGTAATGGCTGGCTGGAACACCGACGGCGACGAGCGTAACGCCTACGCTCAGTGGTACGGCGACTGGGCTGTCTGGCTCGGTGCACAGTACCAGGCCACCGAAAAGCTCGCGATCTACACCGACGTGAACTTCCAGGATGAGGGTGTTGATGGCACCGACACCGGCGAGTTCGAAGTCACCGTCGGCGCTGCCTACGACGTCGTTCCGGGCTTCACCGTCCGTCCGGAAGTTGTCTACGTATCTGATTACTCGGATGCCAACGGCGACGAAGCCAACGATTGGGGCGGCTTCCTCCGCTTCCAGCGTTCGTTCTAA
- a CDS encoding alpha/beta hydrolase gives MLYVRDYRPADPSAVLRAPIVCLAGLSRNARDFDQFASMISSDSERPRRVLALDYRGRGRSGWDENKANYNLAVECDDVLTAMAAFGIERAIFVGTSRGGLILHLLAASKPDMLEAMILNDIGPVVEVAGLQEITAYLGRGSEPKDWNDAANILHSTHGPTFPALTAMDWHDMARAIYAEKDGRIVADFDPAIAEQLRALDLAKPLPELWPQFEAFKAIPVMAVRGEHSRLLSDKTLTKMARRHPGLRSCIAKGQGHAPLLHKSDIFTAITEFLRTI, from the coding sequence ATGCTCTATGTCCGCGACTATCGCCCAGCAGATCCATCCGCCGTGCTACGTGCGCCTATCGTCTGTCTTGCCGGTCTCAGCCGCAATGCGCGCGATTTCGATCAGTTCGCATCCATGATCTCCTCGGATAGCGAGCGGCCGCGACGCGTGTTGGCACTCGACTATCGCGGCCGCGGCCGCTCTGGCTGGGACGAGAACAAGGCGAACTACAATCTGGCCGTGGAATGCGACGACGTACTGACGGCGATGGCTGCCTTCGGCATCGAACGCGCAATTTTTGTCGGCACCTCCCGTGGTGGGCTGATTCTGCACCTGCTTGCCGCGAGCAAGCCGGACATGCTTGAGGCGATGATCCTGAACGACATCGGGCCGGTGGTCGAAGTGGCAGGACTACAGGAGATCACAGCTTATCTAGGACGCGGAAGCGAGCCGAAGGACTGGAACGACGCCGCAAATATCCTGCATTCCACCCATGGCCCCACCTTCCCCGCTCTGACGGCGATGGACTGGCACGACATGGCGCGGGCGATTTATGCGGAGAAGGACGGCCGTATTGTTGCTGACTTCGATCCGGCGATCGCAGAGCAACTGCGGGCGCTCGACCTGGCCAAGCCCCTGCCAGAGCTCTGGCCGCAATTCGAAGCTTTCAAAGCCATACCTGTGATGGCGGTGCGCGGCGAACACTCCCGGCTCTTGTCCGATAAGACGCTCACGAAAATGGCACGGCGTCATCCGGGCCTGCGGTCCTGCATCGCCAAAGGCCAAGGACACGCTCCGCTCCTGCACAAATCGGACATTTTTACAGCGATCACGGAGTTTCTCCGCACGATCTGA